A genomic stretch from Telmatocola sphagniphila includes:
- a CDS encoding RluA family pseudouridine synthase, whose protein sequence is MSLEVLFEDFHFIALNKPAGLPTQAPVGIDSLEARVKAYIKEKYQKPAGVYLGIPHRLDKPVSGVVVFARNSKAAAKIAAQFEHRTVRKTYWALVEGTPHPISGIWQDFLRKIPDVARAELVSAEFSGAKEAVTEYRVLRTTPDFSWMELLPQTGRMHQLRIQAASRGFPILGDTQYGSAKPFDAGNSWRIALHARSLVFDHPFRKVPVRLEAEIDSQWPISQEWIKELSPVSHQTD, encoded by the coding sequence ATGAGTTTAGAAGTTCTATTCGAAGATTTTCACTTTATTGCACTCAATAAACCGGCCGGCCTGCCGACGCAGGCCCCGGTCGGGATCGATTCGCTGGAAGCCCGAGTCAAAGCCTACATCAAGGAGAAGTATCAGAAACCGGCGGGGGTCTATCTCGGAATTCCCCACCGGCTGGATAAGCCGGTCAGCGGTGTGGTAGTCTTTGCTCGCAACAGCAAAGCGGCTGCGAAGATTGCCGCTCAATTTGAGCATCGCACTGTGCGAAAAACTTATTGGGCTCTGGTCGAAGGGACACCACATCCGATCAGTGGTATCTGGCAGGATTTCCTTCGAAAGATCCCGGATGTGGCCAGGGCGGAATTGGTGTCTGCGGAGTTTTCGGGTGCCAAAGAAGCGGTGACCGAGTATCGGGTGCTTCGTACCACTCCCGATTTTTCGTGGATGGAGTTGTTGCCTCAGACGGGTCGAATGCACCAGTTACGCATCCAGGCCGCGAGTCGCGGCTTTCCCATTCTGGGGGATACCCAGTACGGTTCTGCAAAACCCTTCGATGCTGGTAACTCCTGGAGAATTGCACTGCATGCCCGCTCATTGGTTTTCGATCATCCCTTCCGGAAAGTGCCTGTACGACTCGAAGCAGAAATCGATTCCCAGTGGCCGATCTCGCAGGAATGGATTAAAGAACTCTCACCGGTTTCTCATCAGACTGACTAA
- a CDS encoding acyltransferase family protein, whose product MESKNTAKDRIWFAQLLRGLACLVVVYSHLAWGYWLEHENLKLANLVVPLDPLPEMPPHIDFHMRHSINHMTPGGLGVSTFFLISGFVIPISLEKYRTRGFLLARWFRIFPVFWTTLSINCLALYWYWSVNGNGFPYNLSTILANAGLVAPQLQLRWVDSVSWTLALEVQFYILCAAMYSLGLFRTWKGVLSTAGVLSLLSFSIGSYYNSAFILGNVQYWPLCILGNDLCYLIYMLVGTCFYRFYKQEWSLRTSVLMTLAILGLWYLPTSNHLMQAQHFPATRRTYIASYFCFGFFYLFRGYIPYVRPLNFLANISYPLYLVHPVIGYMILTTALRQGLTAYPAIAIAFISTFLLAVAIHYLVEERFNQLGKRLAERLRPRPTNSKISETETHVVFCQGTIQTPEEKQPLRMS is encoded by the coding sequence ATGGAATCGAAAAATACTGCGAAGGATCGCATCTGGTTCGCTCAACTTTTGCGTGGTCTGGCTTGTCTGGTCGTGGTCTACAGTCACCTGGCGTGGGGGTACTGGCTGGAGCACGAAAATCTCAAACTCGCTAATTTGGTGGTGCCGCTCGATCCACTACCGGAGATGCCGCCGCATATCGACTTTCACATGCGGCACTCGATCAATCACATGACGCCGGGTGGTTTGGGAGTCAGTACTTTCTTTCTGATCAGCGGATTCGTGATTCCCATTTCGCTAGAGAAATATCGCACGAGAGGATTTTTGCTGGCGCGCTGGTTCCGGATCTTCCCGGTTTTCTGGACGACGCTGAGTATCAACTGCCTCGCTCTTTATTGGTACTGGTCGGTCAACGGGAATGGCTTCCCTTACAACCTTTCGACTATTCTCGCTAATGCCGGACTGGTGGCCCCGCAATTGCAACTGCGCTGGGTCGATTCTGTCTCCTGGACGCTGGCTCTGGAAGTGCAGTTTTACATCTTATGCGCGGCCATGTATTCCCTGGGACTTTTCAGGACCTGGAAAGGGGTACTAAGTACAGCGGGTGTGCTCTCGTTACTGTCGTTTTCTATTGGAAGCTATTACAACTCAGCCTTCATTCTGGGAAACGTTCAGTACTGGCCGCTGTGCATCTTAGGGAACGACCTTTGCTATCTGATCTACATGCTGGTGGGCACTTGCTTCTATCGCTTTTATAAGCAGGAGTGGTCGCTGCGGACCAGCGTGCTGATGACACTGGCGATCCTGGGACTCTGGTATCTGCCAACTTCGAATCATTTGATGCAGGCCCAGCATTTTCCGGCAACGCGAAGGACTTATATTGCTTCTTATTTCTGCTTCGGTTTCTTCTATCTGTTCCGGGGCTATATCCCGTATGTTCGCCCTTTGAATTTCCTGGCGAACATCAGCTACCCGCTGTATCTGGTACATCCGGTCATTGGCTACATGATCCTGACGACCGCCTTGAGACAGGGACTGACTGCTTATCCAGCGATTGCGATTGCTTTCATTTCGACATTCCTGCTGGCAGTAGCGATCCACTATCTGGTCGAGGAGCGATTCAATCAGTTGGGCAAACGGCTAGCCGAGCGGCTACGTCCCAGGCCGACAAATTCAAAAATTTCCGAGACGGAAACGCATGTGGTTTTTTGTCAGGGAACAATTCAGACTCCCGAGGAGAAACAGCCGCTGCGAATGAGCTAA
- a CDS encoding PSP1 domain-containing protein produces MENETLPPALKTSKHAIGRYGTMRVLTEVVGEMELTRGDRVLCKTERGLEIVDILSCALPAMFNYHTEPLKKADSIRKAGPEDLQKEEQVRAMRRRDYDRGVELIIQHQLDMQLIDVERLVHGERVVFYFVSEKRVDFRELVKGMAREFQSRIELRQVGIRDEAKLLADYGDCGKPVCCNTHMAVMPPVSMRMAKIQKSTLDPNKISGRCGRLKCCLRFEQDVYEEHLKELPPIGTRVVTDKGQGKVLAQEILARRLLIEFEDGRRLPVTEAEILTRLK; encoded by the coding sequence ATGGAAAATGAGACGTTACCACCGGCCCTTAAGACTTCCAAGCATGCCATCGGTCGTTACGGCACCATGCGGGTGCTGACGGAAGTTGTCGGTGAAATGGAATTGACGAGAGGCGATCGAGTCCTTTGCAAGACCGAACGCGGTCTCGAGATTGTAGACATCCTTTCTTGCGCTTTGCCCGCCATGTTCAACTATCACACCGAACCGCTTAAAAAAGCTGATTCCATAAGGAAAGCCGGACCCGAAGACTTGCAGAAAGAAGAGCAGGTCCGGGCTATGCGACGGCGCGATTACGACCGGGGTGTAGAACTGATCATCCAACATCAACTGGACATGCAACTGATTGATGTCGAACGATTGGTTCACGGCGAGCGAGTGGTCTTCTACTTCGTTTCCGAAAAACGCGTCGATTTTCGAGAGCTGGTCAAAGGCATGGCCCGCGAGTTTCAATCCCGAATTGAATTACGGCAAGTCGGGATACGAGACGAAGCCAAGCTGCTGGCCGATTATGGGGATTGCGGTAAACCGGTCTGCTGCAATACGCACATGGCCGTGATGCCGCCGGTGAGTATGCGGATGGCGAAGATCCAGAAGTCGACTTTGGATCCAAACAAGATTTCGGGCCGATGCGGCCGGTTGAAATGTTGCCTACGCTTCGAGCAGGATGTGTACGAGGAACACTTGAAGGAATTACCGCCGATAGGTACTCGCGTGGTGACGGATAAGGGACAAGGTAAGGTATTAGCCCAGGAAATTTTAGCGCGCCGATTGCTTATTGAGTTCGAAGATGGCCGTCGTTTACCGGTCACCGAAGCGGAAATCCTGACAAGGCTGAAATGA
- a CDS encoding SDR family NAD(P)-dependent oxidoreductase: MHQSNYVVLGASGGIASETVRRLVAKGSRVLLAGRSEQKLVELAVELNQPTFALDVTNSKEVDTCFAEALRLFGKIDGVLHAVGSILLKPAHLTTDEEWHSTIRTNLDSAFYVVRAATKAMMNGEGGSIVLFSSAAARIGLVNHEAIAAAKAGIIGLVLATAASYGNKNIRINAIAPGLVETPLTFRLTSNEASLKASKNMHALGSIGEPCDIASAAEWLLDPSTRWVTGQVIGIDGGLSSVRSRT, translated from the coding sequence ATGCACCAATCGAATTACGTTGTTTTGGGAGCCAGTGGTGGGATTGCATCGGAAACGGTACGCCGATTGGTAGCCAAGGGATCGCGAGTATTGCTGGCGGGCCGTAGTGAACAGAAACTGGTCGAACTGGCCGTGGAGCTTAACCAACCCACGTTTGCCCTCGATGTGACCAATTCGAAAGAAGTCGATACTTGTTTCGCGGAAGCCCTTCGATTGTTCGGCAAAATTGACGGCGTTCTGCATGCCGTCGGCTCGATCCTGTTGAAGCCGGCCCACCTCACGACCGATGAAGAGTGGCATTCCACCATTCGTACCAATCTGGACTCCGCCTTCTACGTGGTCCGGGCGGCCACGAAAGCCATGATGAATGGGGAGGGAGGCTCAATTGTGTTGTTCTCCTCGGCCGCCGCACGAATTGGTCTGGTGAATCACGAGGCGATCGCGGCGGCGAAAGCGGGGATCATCGGTCTGGTTCTGGCTACTGCGGCGAGTTACGGCAATAAGAACATTCGCATCAATGCCATTGCTCCGGGACTGGTGGAAACCCCATTGACCTTCCGGCTCACCTCCAACGAAGCGTCCCTGAAAGCCTCGAAGAATATGCACGCGCTCGGTAGTATTGGCGAGCCGTGCGATATTGCTTCGGCAGCGGAATGGCTTCTCGATCCTTCGACCCGTTGGGTGACCGGTCAGGTGATCGGCATCGACGGAGGTTTAAGTAGCGTTCGCAGTCGAACGTGA